The following are from one region of the Anomaloglossus baeobatrachus isolate aAnoBae1 chromosome 1, aAnoBae1.hap1, whole genome shotgun sequence genome:
- the SMIM18 gene encoding small integral membrane protein 18 yields MSSLGAWKNETSQIQQQVGFQVQKIYPFHDGWNTACFVILVLFILTVLSLVLLAFLYEMLDCCCCAKHKTVKDLENEPNPVRALMSSMKKRKTEVV; encoded by the coding sequence ATGTCATCTCTAGGCGCCTGGAAAAATGAGACAAGCCAGATCCAGCAGCAAGTTGGGTTTCAGGTTCAGAAGATCTACCCATTCCATGATGGCTGGAATACAGCGTGTTTTGTAATCCTGGTGCTGTTCATCCTGACTGTACTATCCCTGGTCCTGCTGGCATTCCTCTATGAAATGCTGGACTGCTGCTGTTGTGCCAAACACAAGACAGTCAAAGATCTGGAGAATGAACCAAACCCAGTAAGAGCCCTAATGAGCAGCATGAAGAAAAGGAAAACTGAAGTAGTGTAG